The nucleotide window AGGTGGCACGCGTGAAGGTACCCGACTCATCTGGGGCACGTGTGAATATGAGTCTGAGTCTGCAAGGGTGTGAGCAAGAGTGCATGAAGAATTGTTCTTGCATGGCATACGCGAGTGCAGATGAAAGGGGAGGAGGGAAGGGTTGCGTGACGTGGTACGGGGACTTGATAGACACAAGAACTTATTCAAATGTTGGGCAGGACTTGTATGTACGAGTTGATGCAGTTACTTTAGGTAGTCACTTTAATTTTCATTCTCAAAATATTTtgtattctacactttctaccGTAATTTCTCTAATATGAGACAAATCTTGTTGGATAGTAGTTGCGAGTTGATTGGCTAGCTGTACTTTGCCCTGATCCGTCTGGCTAATTACATCCCACAATTATCTCGCACATAAGAAAACCCCATAGTTTTTCTTGATTTTCTATAGTGATTTGCTACTGTTTACAGTTCACAACTGTTGAATtcgttggtttttttatttttattttatatcctTGTAGCTCAATTTGCAAATGGTTCTGTAATTAGCAAGAAAGCAAGGCTGGCAATTTCATTATTATCCGCTCTTGTGTTCCTTGGCCTAGTATTCCTTTTGTGTTGGTTGGTAAGGAGGAAGAGCAAAGGTAAATAAATTTTGTTTCTCTTATCTTAATTGGTATCCCTCTTGTGTTGGTCTCTATTACATCAACACTACAATAAACGACTGTATATAGTCGCTAATATTAGTTGTAAGAATTGAGATGGGTAAAAGACTTATTAATGGCTACGGGCTGGGTATACTATGAGGCCTTTTACTCACTCTATTCTGTACAACCAATGCCAACAGTTATTTGTAAGTTTTCTTGCAGTGTCGCGCAATACGGATTGTTTATGACCAAAAGGCTATAACATTGCATTGCTTgttaattatgtttttcatgaCAGCATGGAGGCAGAGAAAATATATGTTTTTCATGGAAGATAGAACAGATCTCGATGATCAAAGTAAAATAAACTCAGAATTACAATTCTTTGATCTAACAACCGTCGCAGCCGCCACGGACAATTTCTCTGTAGCGAACAAGCTTGGGAAAGGAGGTTTTGGCACAGTCTATAAGGTACTTAGCCTCCTATAATTTTCCGAATCATGCATAACTTCAGGTTAACCTTGAAGCTTACAAAAAACATGACAAttcatgtttgatgactttaAAAATGAATTGTAACGTAAGTGTTTGGATTATAATTTCAGGGTGTACTTCATAATGGAAAGGAAGTAGCGGTGAAACGACTATCGAAGAATTCTGGTCAAGGAATTGAAGAGTTTAAGAATGAAGTTATGATAATTGCAAAACTCCAACACAGGAACCTTGTCAAGATTATAGGTTGCTGCATTGAAGATGAAGAGAAGATGCTAATCTATGAATACGTACCAAACAAAAGTTTGGactcttttatttttggtacgtcttcttccttttttcctttaatttcgtTTTGAAACTAAAGTTAAGAAGAAGTTATTTGGTCTCAACTTCCTACTGTATCCAgatgaaacaaaaagaaatcttTTAGATTGGACAAAACGCTTTGAGATTATCTGTGGGATTGCTAGAGGGATTttatatcttcatcaagattcgAGATTAAGGATTATCCATAGAGATCTAAAGGCCAGTAATATTCTATTGGATGCGTCTATGAGCCCCAAAATAGCAGATTTTGGTATGGCAAGAATATTTCTTGGGGACCAATGTGAAGCAAATACATATCGTGTGGTCGGAACATAGTAAGTTAattaaatttcatcaaaattgaaGATACACATTGGCTAGAGCTTACCAAAATAGTAGATTAATTAATAGTTCCAACTTCACAGTACAAGTCTCACCATGATCTCCTTATACTGTTGCAGTGGTTATATGTCACCAGAGTATGCAATGGAAGGAATTTTTTCAGTAAAATCTGATGTGTACAGTTTTGGCGTATTACTGCTAGAAATCATAACTGGCAGAAGGAATTCCGGTTATCACCACAAAAAATATCCCCACTCAAATTTGGTTGGATATGTAAGCTAACTATAGCCTATTTGTAAACAATGATTTTCCCACAAGTTTATCCCCAACTTTATTCATGCTTgattttttcaactcttttagGTTTGGGACTTGTGGAGAGAAGGCAATGCCTTGGAAATCGTTGATCCATCCATGGGCGAATCGTACCATGTCAACGAAGTTGTGAGATGCATCCAAATTGCCCTCTTGTGTGTGCAAGAGTTTGCTGCTGACCGGCCAACCATGTCGGCGGTTGTTTTCATGCTAGGTAACGAGGCAGCAGTTCCTTCCCCAACACAGCCTGCATTTTTGCTGGGGAGGAATCGTACTAGAGTAGATCCATCAACGAGTACTGAAGGAGCTAGTTCTGTAAATGATGTGACATGTACAGAAATAGAAGTTCGCTAAAGAAAGGCCTAGGATTATCCGACATGTtccacaatatatatatgtacttgTAGCCGCTTGCAAAAGACAATATACTGACCACATACAATTTGTTACTGTGTGAAGCAAGGGTGAACGAAACCATGCCTTGAAAATGAAGATTATCCATGAAAAGTGAAGCTTGTTGATGTTAGAactcataaaaaaaatacaataaagGTATAAAAATACGCCATTTCCTGTGGCGTTTGGTTGCTGCATGCATGcattaacacaaaagcttgGACTTTTTTCAAATTTGGCGGACCATTTTTGATGCAGGACAAAAAACAAAGGACCGAGAAATAGAAAGAATGAGGGATGGATACCTGGGAATCACTCAACCAGGGACAACGGAAATCACTCACGTTGCTAATCGTGGATTCACTTGACACGACCAAGTCTCACACTTGATTTTAGAAGGAGAAACAACACACTTCGATTGCACTAAGCAAAtgattattttaa belongs to Malus sylvestris chromosome 17, drMalSylv7.2, whole genome shotgun sequence and includes:
- the LOC126612535 gene encoding G-type lectin S-receptor-like serine/threonine-protein kinase At1g11410 encodes the protein MNSTKFFFVIIILLIFLVILPSSLSIALDAITPNQPLRDGDVLLSTTKIFALGFFSPGNSHNRYLGVWYNKIPIQTIVWTANRDNPVIPTAGAGLLAIHGNHGGLVIYWKDQNTPLWSANVTVSSPNNSVIAKLWDTGNLVLLENNGSNARVLWQGFDYATDTVLPSMKIGLNRRSGLKWLLTSWKSQDDPGSGNFSYEIDPAEFPQFFFYKGRRTEWFRVGTWTGQRLSGVPGYVPNSFRSFVNDKDEIYTMLHVTDSSVFVRAVLDESGILKRFVWRDHENKWIEVSCSPGEWCDYYGQCGPNGICDPYRNYNFSCLCLPGFEPKSPQDWYLKDGLGGCLRKSGASTCQKGEGFVKVARVKVPDSSGARVNMSLSLQGCEQECMKNCSCMAYASADERGGGKGCVTWYGDLIDTRTYSNVGQDLYVRVDAVTLAQFANGSVISKKARLAISLLSALVFLGLVFLLCWLVRRKSKAWRQRKYMFFMEDRTDLDDQSKINSELQFFDLTTVAAATDNFSVANKLGKGGFGTVYKGVLHNGKEVAVKRLSKNSGQGIEEFKNEVMIIAKLQHRNLVKIIGCCIEDEEKMLIYEYVPNKSLDSFIFDETKRNLLDWTKRFEIICGIARGILYLHQDSRLRIIHRDLKASNILLDASMSPKIADFGMARIFLGDQCEANTYRVVGTYGYMSPEYAMEGIFSVKSDVYSFGVLLLEIITGRRNSGYHHKKYPHSNLVGYVWDLWREGNALEIVDPSMGESYHVNEVVRCIQIALLCVQEFAADRPTMSAVVFMLGNEAAVPSPTQPAFLLGRNRTRVDPSTSTEGASSVNDVTCTEIEVR